In one window of Chloroflexota bacterium DNA:
- a CDS encoding universal stress protein — MAAPISRKLSNSFEGALAGGGDPATSPLYVFGPFLKLIVIAGVAKITFGASIWLVVFTVVAVSAMYRLVMRWVTDGSGGSGLSEEEFGPWAVKVNAGITFIEYTLTFLVSMAAMVTFMADRLPALNQDIFGIQYRTFVAIILSIITGWLVNRGPKVAARVFGPATAGVLALLWIMILTSIWQRYAPNGILHGVPLVPGINLEAFKPEYLFQYTLGGFARILALMTGIEVFANLVAAYEGDDESKSRKAFGSLVIVMGTTSLTMLIVGPAIAALSDIEHAEKVSVFTQTMDTLLPSPLPMIGTVVGILVLLSASAASAQGLQNLALGLKDRHYVPAILGQRNQFGVANWPVWIEVGIVVLMFLVAGTNEETYLAIYAAGVFILLSMTGWATAKRLIRFIREGQGGKQIVMLIGVVFAAVLSTGATTIIFVERFTEGAWLYIPMIAGLFLFFTYFRRKLGDPSPLMEELGQREQAMWGLGIPPGSADLPDAAMVDFGSTLAAQAAITGTDQLIVPASSWRGEKAEIDKVVVSLDGSEFGEYALPMAQAVCEVTGASLVLVSVIPVKGLLRVLPNSPGGEMESGQAERETYLSQVAGKMQSAGIETEYYVAVGPVAEAINTVTRETDADMLIMSTHGRSGMDRFLIGSVANAVVQLATAPIMLLRPDDEMPPTTLEMDEVLVTLDGSSYSERVLPYAKTLADAIDGEIILLTVPQVPEPEMYGAHYDAVKELRDIAEVNAQRYLDSVAHNLRQDGANVRAIVTGSRPATTIVETAEAEGADLIMLATHGRGGMDRLVVGSVADRVVHHTNCPVFLVPVHERRTPH; from the coding sequence ATGGCGGCACCAATATCCCGCAAGCTCTCTAATTCATTCGAGGGCGCATTGGCTGGCGGCGGTGATCCCGCAACCTCACCCCTTTACGTTTTTGGACCATTTCTGAAACTTATCGTCATTGCCGGCGTGGCTAAGATCACCTTTGGTGCCAGTATCTGGCTGGTGGTATTTACGGTGGTAGCGGTGTCGGCTATGTATCGCCTGGTGATGCGCTGGGTGACGGATGGCAGCGGCGGTAGCGGCCTGAGTGAAGAGGAATTTGGCCCCTGGGCAGTCAAGGTTAACGCAGGCATCACCTTTATCGAATATACGTTGACTTTCCTGGTCAGTATGGCGGCCATGGTCACCTTCATGGCTGATCGCCTTCCCGCCCTTAATCAAGATATTTTTGGCATCCAATACCGCACCTTCGTTGCGATCATTCTCAGTATCATCACAGGCTGGTTGGTGAATCGAGGGCCAAAAGTTGCTGCCCGTGTCTTCGGCCCTGCAACAGCAGGAGTGCTGGCGTTGCTGTGGATAATGATCCTGACCAGTATCTGGCAGCGCTATGCTCCAAATGGAATTCTTCACGGAGTCCCTTTGGTCCCCGGCATAAACCTCGAAGCTTTCAAACCGGAGTACCTGTTCCAGTATACCCTGGGCGGATTTGCCCGCATCTTGGCGTTGATGACCGGAATCGAGGTGTTCGCCAATCTGGTGGCTGCCTACGAGGGTGACGACGAGTCCAAATCGCGTAAGGCCTTCGGTAGTTTGGTCATTGTTATGGGAACCACTTCGCTGACCATGTTGATCGTTGGCCCTGCAATTGCCGCTCTTTCCGACATTGAGCATGCGGAGAAGGTGTCTGTCTTTACCCAGACGATGGATACATTGCTTCCATCGCCGCTTCCGATGATCGGTACGGTCGTCGGAATCCTTGTACTGCTCTCAGCTTCGGCGGCCAGTGCTCAGGGCCTTCAGAATTTGGCACTGGGCCTGAAAGACCGGCATTATGTTCCGGCGATTCTCGGCCAACGCAATCAATTTGGCGTGGCCAACTGGCCAGTTTGGATCGAGGTCGGGATCGTGGTGCTTATGTTCCTGGTTGCTGGAACTAACGAGGAGACCTATTTGGCCATCTATGCCGCTGGCGTTTTTATCCTGTTGAGCATGACAGGATGGGCTACGGCCAAACGCCTGATCCGGTTTATCAGGGAAGGCCAGGGCGGCAAGCAAATAGTAATGCTGATCGGGGTCGTTTTTGCCGCCGTCCTTTCGACGGGTGCTACTACCATTATTTTCGTTGAACGTTTCACGGAAGGTGCATGGCTCTATATTCCAATGATCGCTGGCCTATTCTTGTTTTTCACCTATTTCCGCCGCAAGCTGGGCGATCCAAGCCCCCTCATGGAGGAATTGGGACAGCGCGAGCAGGCTATGTGGGGTTTGGGAATACCGCCCGGGTCAGCTGATCTGCCTGACGCAGCAATGGTAGATTTCGGTTCCACACTCGCTGCGCAGGCGGCCATCACCGGTACCGACCAACTTATCGTTCCAGCAAGTAGCTGGCGAGGAGAAAAGGCTGAGATCGACAAGGTAGTGGTTTCGCTGGACGGCTCGGAGTTTGGAGAATACGCATTGCCCATGGCCCAGGCTGTATGTGAGGTTACCGGTGCATCACTGGTTCTTGTGTCGGTGATTCCGGTCAAGGGCTTGCTGCGGGTCCTGCCCAATTCACCCGGCGGTGAGATGGAGTCGGGGCAGGCCGAGCGCGAAACCTACTTGAGCCAGGTTGCTGGAAAGATGCAGTCGGCCGGCATTGAGACAGAGTACTATGTGGCAGTCGGACCGGTGGCAGAGGCCATCAACACAGTAACGCGCGAAACCGATGCCGACATGTTGATCATGAGTACCCATGGACGATCGGGCATGGATCGCTTCCTGATAGGAAGCGTCGCCAATGCAGTCGTACAACTGGCTACCGCACCAATCATGCTGCTACGGCCCGATGACGAAATGCCTCCCACCACGTTGGAAATGGACGAGGTCCTGGTGACCCTGGATGGTTCCAGCTATTCTGAGCGCGTGCTTCCCTATGCCAAAACATTGGCCGATGCTATCGACGGCGAAATTATTCTGCTGACCGTGCCACAGGTACCTGAACCGGAAATGTATGGCGCTCACTACGATGCTGTCAAGGAACTGCGTGACATAGCAGAGGTCAACGCGCAGCGCTATCTGGATTCGGTGGCGCACAATCTGCGGCAAGATGGGGCCAACGTTCGGGCTATCGTGACAGGTTCCCGGC